One region of Diabrotica undecimpunctata isolate CICGRU chromosome 6, icDiaUnde3, whole genome shotgun sequence genomic DNA includes:
- the LOC140444233 gene encoding uncharacterized protein — MVKNAPPGSQGCVAPSGWMTAELFEQWTIHFVKHPNPTTESPILLIMDNHKSDVSLASIKFAKENNIILLTVTSHTSHRLQPLDKAVFGPLKKYYSHGCQNWLLKNSGKRITIYDIAEILSDDYPLAFYPKNVVSAFKATGVFPFNDNIFNDDDFMASTVTDMPNIHQEEQQPNNSNVSDIPQMDI, encoded by the coding sequence ATGGTTAAAAATGCACCTCCAGGCTCCCAGGGGTGTGTTGCACCATCTGGATGGATGACAGCAGAATTATTTGAACAGTGGACGATACATTTTGTCAAACATCCTAATCCTACAACGGAATCTCCCATTTTACTAATCATGGATAACCATAAGAGCGATGTTTCTTTAGCATCTATTAAATttgcaaaagaaaataatataatcttGTTGACTGTGACGTCACATACTAGTCATCGCCTTCAGCCACTAGATAAAGCTGTATTTGGACCTCTGAAGAAATATTACTCACATGGTTGTCAAAATTGGTTATTGAAAAATTCTGGAAAGAGGATAACAATTTACGACATAGCAGAGATTTTGAGCGACGATTATCCACTTGCTTTCTATCCCAAAAATGTGGTATCAGCTTTTAAGGCTACTGGGGTATTTCCATTCAATGATAACATTTTTAATGACGATGATTTTATGGCTTCAACCGTAACAGACATGCCAAACATACATCAAGAAGAACAACAACCAAATAATTCAAATGTTAGCGATATACCACAAATGGACATTTAG